The Cheilinus undulatus linkage group 2, ASM1832078v1, whole genome shotgun sequence genome has a window encoding:
- the tada2a gene encoding transcriptional adapter 2-alpha, with protein sequence MDRLASFGNDPFDKPPCRGCSSYLTEPYIKCAECGPSPFLLCLQCFTRGFEYKKHQSDHKYEIMTSDFPILEPGWTAQEEMALLEAVMDCGFGNWQDVAYQMRTKTKEECESHYMKNFINNPLFSSTLLSLRKTKDSCFAEGAIPFKPTDDPPRPTFDSVLSRDMAGYMPARADFMEEFDNYAEWDLKDIDFVDDDSDILRALKLSVVDIYHSRLKERQRRKKIIRDHGLINLRKFQMLERCYPKEVQELYDVMRRFARVVGPIEHDKFIESHALEFELRREIRRLQEYRKAGIKSFCSAKVYERVKRMREEERRKRTMLCDVLQYIQDGRACQQWLSKQAAIDAGITPAVTTITVSASGRRSAPPLNLTGLPGTEKLNEKEKELCQVVRLVPGAYLEYKQALLNECRRQGGLRLAQARALIKIDVNKTRKIYDFLIKEGYITKA encoded by the exons ATGGACCGTCTTGCGTCGTTTGGGA ATGATCCTTTTGATAAACCTCCATGCAGAGGCTGCTCTTCTTATCTAACTGAACCTTACATCAAATGTGCAGAATGTGGACCCTCACCTTTCCTTCTCTGTCTACAG tgttttaccaGAGGTTTCGAATACAAGAAGCATCAGAGTGATCACAAATATGAAATCATG ACATCAGACTTCCCCATCTTAGAGCCGGGGTGGACGGCCCAGGAGGAGATGGCTCTGTTAGAAGCGGTCATGGACTGTGGCTTTGGAAACTG GCAGGATGTGGCTTATCAGATgcggactaaaactaaagaggaATGTGAGAGCCACTACATGAAGAATTTCATCAATAACCCGCTCTTCTCCTCCACCCTGCTGAGCCTCCGCAAGACGAAAGATTCCTGCTTTGCGGAGGGCGCTATTCCTTTCAAGC CCACAGACGATCCCCCTCGCCCCACGTTTGATTCGGTGTTGTCTCGAGATATGGCTGGGTACATGCCTGCCAGAGCAGACTTCATGGAG GAGTTTGACAACTATGCAGAATGGGATTTAAAAGACATCGACTTTGTGGATGATGACTCAGACATTCTACGTG cactCAAGCTTTCAGTCGTCGACATATATCATTCAAGATTAAAGGAGAGGCAACGGAGGAAAAA GATAATCCGAGACCACGGCTTGATCAACCTGCGGAAATTTCAGA TGCTGGAGCGATGCTACCCAAAGGAGGTGCAGGAGCTCTATGACGTCATGAGGAGATTTGCCAGGGTGGTTGGACCGATTGAACATGACAAATTCATCGAAAGCCACGCAC tgGAGTTTGAGCTGCGCAGAGAGATCCGCAGGCTGCAGGAGTACAGAAAAGCAGGGATCAAGTCTTTCTGCA GTGCAAAGGTGTATGAACGGGTGAAGCGGATGCGAGAGGAGGAGCGGAGGAAGCGGACTATGCTGTGTGATGTGCTGCAGTACATCCAGGATGGTCGAGCTTGTCAGCAGTGGCTCAGCAAACAGGCTGCAAT AGATGCCGGCATCACTCCAGCTGTCACAACAATCACAGTGTCAG CATCAGGAAGGCGGAGTGCTCCCCCTCTCAACCTAACTGGGCTTCCAGGGACAGAGAAGCTCAACGAGAAGGAGAAAGAG TTGTGTCAGGTGGTGCGTCTGGTGCCGGGGGCCTACCTGGAGTATAAGCAGGCTTTGCTAAACGAGTGCAGACGGCAGGGCGGACTGCGGCTGGCACAGGCCAGAGCACTGATCAAGATCGACGTCAACAAGACACGAAAAATATACGATTTCCTGATCAAAGAGGGATACATCACTAAAGCCTAA